A genomic region of Candidatus Poribacteria bacterium contains the following coding sequences:
- a CDS encoding Gfo/Idh/MocA family oxidoreductase, with amino-acid sequence MTNHSPKTHRVGIIMNGVTGRMGTNQHLIRSILAIAEEGGIPIGDGEVIMPDPFLVGRNPAKLEKLSETTGVEKWSTDLDAALADDAYSVYFDAQVTSRRVDAVEAAISAGKDIYCEKPTATTTADAYRLYEQAAKAGLKNGVVQDKLWLPGIQKLKRLIDADFFGRIIAVRGEFGYWVFQGDAIPTQRPSWNYRVEDGGGIILDMFSHWRYVIDNLFGAVKGVSCIAATHLPQRWDEEGKPYTCTAEDAAYATFELENGIIAHFNSSWAVRVRRDDLLTIHVDGLNGSAIVGLRDCWIQPLSGTPRPVWNPDIEQPIKFFDGWLKVPEQEEYENAFRAQWELFLRHVVADEPFPWTLLAGAKGVQLAEKGMESWQTRKWVELPELRSL; translated from the coding sequence ATGACGAATCATAGCCCAAAAACCCATCGTGTCGGCATCATCATGAACGGCGTTACCGGCAGGATGGGAACGAACCAACACCTCATCCGTTCCATCTTGGCAATCGCAGAAGAGGGTGGCATCCCGATTGGGGACGGCGAAGTGATTATGCCCGATCCATTTCTCGTCGGTAGAAACCCCGCAAAATTAGAGAAACTCTCCGAAACCACCGGCGTTGAGAAGTGGAGCACGGATCTTGATGCGGCTCTCGCCGATGACGCGTATTCTGTCTATTTCGACGCGCAGGTCACGTCTCGCCGAGTGGATGCGGTCGAAGCTGCAATATCTGCAGGAAAAGATATCTACTGTGAAAAACCGACGGCTACGACGACTGCCGATGCCTACCGCCTCTATGAACAAGCGGCAAAAGCCGGACTTAAAAATGGAGTCGTTCAGGATAAGCTCTGGCTACCGGGTATCCAGAAACTGAAACGCTTGATAGACGCAGACTTTTTCGGAAGGATTATTGCTGTCCGCGGCGAATTCGGTTATTGGGTCTTCCAAGGCGATGCGATCCCGACGCAGCGTCCGTCGTGGAACTACCGCGTTGAAGACGGTGGGGGTATTATCCTCGACATGTTCAGCCACTGGCGATACGTCATCGATAACCTTTTCGGTGCCGTTAAAGGGGTTTCTTGCATCGCTGCGACCCATCTACCCCAACGGTGGGATGAGGAAGGTAAACCCTATACGTGCACAGCAGAAGATGCCGCTTATGCAACGTTTGAGTTGGAAAACGGAATCATCGCGCATTTTAACTCGTCTTGGGCAGTCAGAGTCCGTCGAGACGATCTGCTGACGATACACGTGGACGGCTTGAATGGATCTGCGATTGTCGGTTTGAGAGATTGTTGGATTCAACCCCTCTCTGGCACCCCGCGTCCCGTTTGGAATCCCGATATCGAACAACCGATCAAATTCTTCGATGGATGGCTCAAGGTTCCTGAACAGGAAGAGTATGAAAACGCATTCCGAGCGCAGTGGGAACTCTTCCTCCGACATGTTGTCGCCGATGAACCCTTCCCGTGGACGCTGCTCGCTGGCGCGAAGGGTGTGCAATTGGCAGAGAAGGGCATGGAATCGTGGCAGACCCGAAAGTGGGTAGAATTACCTGAATTGCGTTCGCTTTAA
- a CDS encoding cupin domain-containing protein, which produces MLIADLNEIEGRTYPARRRTKNLVGGASPIQIDEFCMGFVVLEPNGGQVPWHNHEQEEIYFIVEGKGEMCLGEERHTLSTGQTVFIPSWVFHQLTNTSDTLMKMVYCYGPAGDVAHWKQELAGTLPKAGVDAPPLPEGAAPQCTEPAKS; this is translated from the coding sequence ATGCTAATCGCAGATCTAAATGAAATTGAAGGACGCACCTATCCCGCTCGTAGACGCACCAAAAATCTCGTCGGTGGTGCCTCCCCTATTCAGATAGATGAATTCTGTATGGGGTTCGTCGTCTTAGAACCAAATGGTGGGCAAGTACCGTGGCACAACCATGAACAGGAAGAGATCTATTTCATCGTTGAAGGTAAAGGCGAAATGTGCCTCGGAGAGGAACGCCATACCCTCTCCACGGGTCAGACTGTCTTTATTCCGTCGTGGGTTTTCCATCAATTGACAAACACCAGCGACACACTGATGAAGATGGTTTACTGCTATGGACCCGCAGGCGATGTGGCGCATTGGAAACAGGAACTCGCTGGTACACTCCCAAAAGCGGGTGTTGACGCACCACCACTTCCTGAAGGCGCAGCCCCCCAATGCACTGAGCCAGCGAAGTCCTAA
- a CDS encoding pyruvate, phosphate dikinase, protein MSQPKYVYFFGGGESDGNATMRMLLGGKGANLAEMSNLGIPVPPGFTISTEVCKLYYENDKQYPAELDAQIDENLAKLEAALGAKFGDTENPLLLSVRSGAAVSMPGMMDTILNLGLNDDAVKGLIARSENERFAYDSYRRFVQMFGNVVLNVDHDEFEHLLEEKKKAKGVTLDTELEADDLVELVQEFKNAVKQHTGNDFPDEPRKQLDMARDAVFESSGNQRAITYRRLNDISEELGRTAVNVQAMVFGNMGGTSGSGVAFTRNPSTGANQFYGEFLINAQGEDVVAGIRTPLPVVELRNILPEAYNELVNIGLRLEKHYTDMQDVEFTIQDSKLYMLQTRNGKRTGQAAVRIAVEMVEEGLIDKQTALTRVPANDLDQLLHPSVDPAADVEVIAQGLPASPGAAVGKVVFTALHAEELAAAGEKVILVRTETSPEDIGGMDAAEGILTARGGMTSHAAVVARGMGKSCVAGCSALFINEEALEFYAEGKRYAEGDYITLNGSTGDVLDGQVALIQPELSGQFGTLMEWADEVRSLGVRTNADTPEDATNARQFGAEGIGLCRTEHMFFGAGIDAIREMILADEPAEREVALAKLLPHQRSDFIGIFEAMAGYPVTIRTLDPPLHEFLPKSESEILELAARINIEPQKLRERVEELHEFNPMLGHRGCRLGIVYPEITEMQARAIFEAAVDVSKRGITVLPEIMIPLVGHINELSLQREVVVDTAETVFKESGTRVEYLIGTMIELPRAALTADKIAAEAEFFSYGTNDLTQTTFGMSRDDAAKFLDAYVRNGVLEYDPFQVLDQDGVGSLLQIGSEKGRATRPDLKVGICGEHGGEPHSVKFCHGLEFDYVSCSPFRVPIARLAAAQAVIEADA, encoded by the coding sequence ATGTCACAACCGAAGTATGTCTACTTCTTTGGAGGCGGTGAAAGTGATGGCAACGCCACAATGCGCATGCTGCTCGGCGGCAAAGGGGCGAATCTCGCAGAGATGAGCAATCTCGGTATACCCGTTCCCCCCGGTTTCACCATCTCCACTGAGGTTTGTAAATTATACTACGAAAACGATAAACAGTACCCCGCCGAACTTGACGCACAGATCGATGAAAATCTTGCGAAATTAGAAGCCGCGCTCGGCGCGAAGTTCGGTGATACCGAAAATCCACTCTTGCTCTCTGTCCGTTCTGGTGCCGCCGTCTCAATGCCCGGTATGATGGACACGATTCTTAACCTCGGCTTAAATGACGATGCCGTTAAGGGACTTATCGCCAGATCTGAAAACGAACGTTTTGCTTACGATTCATACCGACGGTTCGTCCAGATGTTCGGAAATGTTGTCCTTAATGTCGATCACGACGAGTTTGAGCATCTACTTGAAGAAAAGAAAAAGGCGAAAGGTGTTACATTAGATACCGAATTAGAAGCCGATGATTTAGTGGAACTCGTTCAGGAATTCAAGAACGCTGTCAAACAGCACACAGGTAACGATTTTCCTGATGAACCCCGCAAGCAATTAGACATGGCACGGGACGCCGTCTTTGAATCCTCTGGAAACCAACGGGCGATTACCTACCGCCGTCTCAACGATATTTCTGAAGAACTCGGACGCACGGCTGTCAACGTCCAAGCGATGGTGTTCGGAAATATGGGCGGAACCTCCGGTTCAGGAGTCGCTTTCACGCGTAATCCCTCGACCGGCGCGAACCAATTTTATGGCGAATTTCTCATTAATGCACAGGGCGAAGACGTAGTGGCTGGCATCCGCACACCACTCCCAGTCGTCGAATTGAGAAACATCTTGCCCGAGGCTTATAATGAATTAGTCAATATCGGTTTGCGGCTTGAGAAACACTATACCGACATGCAAGATGTGGAATTTACGATTCAAGACAGTAAGCTCTACATGCTCCAGACCCGTAACGGAAAACGCACGGGTCAAGCTGCCGTCCGTATCGCTGTTGAGATGGTTGAGGAAGGCTTGATCGATAAACAGACCGCTTTGACACGCGTCCCCGCGAACGACTTGGATCAACTGTTGCATCCGAGCGTTGACCCAGCGGCAGACGTTGAGGTTATCGCCCAAGGTTTACCTGCCTCCCCAGGGGCTGCTGTCGGTAAGGTTGTCTTCACCGCACTACACGCCGAAGAACTTGCCGCCGCTGGAGAAAAGGTCATCCTCGTCCGAACTGAAACATCACCAGAGGATATCGGGGGTATGGACGCCGCAGAGGGTATCCTCACGGCACGCGGGGGTATGACCAGTCACGCCGCCGTCGTCGCACGCGGTATGGGAAAATCCTGTGTTGCCGGTTGTTCTGCTCTGTTTATCAACGAAGAAGCCTTGGAATTTTATGCCGAAGGGAAACGCTACGCTGAAGGGGATTACATCACGCTAAATGGATCCACAGGTGATGTTCTCGATGGGCAGGTGGCACTCATCCAACCCGAATTGAGTGGACAATTTGGAACGCTTATGGAGTGGGCAGACGAAGTCCGCTCGTTAGGTGTCCGCACGAATGCGGATACCCCCGAAGATGCCACAAACGCCAGACAATTTGGCGCAGAAGGCATTGGGCTTTGCCGGACTGAGCACATGTTCTTCGGTGCGGGAATTGATGCCATCCGTGAAATGATTCTCGCTGATGAGCCAGCAGAACGCGAAGTAGCGTTGGCGAAACTGCTGCCGCATCAACGTTCAGATTTCATCGGTATCTTTGAGGCGATGGCAGGCTATCCGGTTACGATCCGGACGCTCGATCCGCCGCTTCACGAGTTCTTACCAAAAAGCGAATCCGAAATCCTTGAGCTCGCAGCGCGAATTAACATTGAGCCACAAAAACTCCGTGAGCGTGTTGAAGAATTACACGAATTCAATCCGATGCTTGGACACCGTGGATGTAGGCTCGGTATCGTCTATCCAGAGATAACCGAAATGCAAGCCCGCGCGATCTTTGAAGCCGCTGTTGATGTCTCAAAACGGGGTATCACTGTGTTGCCAGAAATTATGATCCCGCTCGTTGGGCACATCAACGAATTATCCCTACAGCGCGAAGTCGTCGTGGATACCGCTGAAACCGTCTTTAAGGAATCAGGCACCCGCGTCGAATACCTTATCGGCACGATGATCGAATTGCCTCGCGCAGCACTCACTGCTGATAAGATCGCCGCCGAAGCGGAGTTTTTCTCCTACGGGACGAACGACCTCACCCAAACGACCTTCGGGATGAGCCGTGACGACGCAGCGAAATTCCTCGATGCCTACGTCAGAAACGGCGTGCTTGAATACGACCCGTTCCAGGTTCTGGACCAAGATGGTGTCGGTAGTCTCTTGCAAATCGGTTCCGAAAAAGGGCGTGCAACGCGTCCCGATCTGAAAGTCGGTATCTGTGGTGAGCACGGTGGCGAACCGCATTCTGTGAAGTTCTGTCACGGATTAGAATTCGATTATGTATCGTGTTCCCCGTTCCGGGTCCCGATTGCCCGCCTCGCTGCAGCACAGGCTGTGATTGAGGCTGACGCTTAA
- a CDS encoding proteasome accessory factor PafA2 family protein, with product MKRRIYGLETEFGIIWTPDAPRRKTLTVQNVVMYLFREIVAGRMYPDVFLENGARFYQDIGCHPEYATPECDDVTELVAHDKAGERIITRLASTAERSMRNDGFYGKISIFKNNLDTPGNTYGCHENYLMERHVDFRQLASQLIPFFVTRQVFAGAGKIKPSYRGYYAISQRAEHIREEISIGTTTARGIINTRDEPHADREKYRRLHVIVGDSNMSEFSTFLKVGTTGIILRMIEDNFIEQRFALRNPVKAIRDISDDITCTHPIELQNGKRLTAVELQWQYLECAKRYLEQAESDSTTNQIMARWEYVLTCLESDPMQLDRELDWVIKWKWLQTYLTKRGLEWDAPQVKHLDLKYHNVRQGESLYYALENRSETERIVRDEQIRHAEQFPPERTRAKFRGKFIKKVNEGKVLCGVNWSYIQLYEPYQILYLSTDPFKPEFDEASRTIYSI from the coding sequence ATGAAACGTAGAATTTACGGATTAGAAACCGAATTCGGGATCATCTGGACCCCTGATGCCCCGCGTAGAAAGACCCTCACCGTTCAGAACGTCGTGATGTACCTCTTCCGTGAAATCGTCGCTGGGAGAATGTATCCCGATGTCTTCCTGGAAAACGGTGCCAGGTTCTACCAAGACATCGGATGCCACCCGGAATACGCGACCCCTGAATGCGATGATGTTACTGAACTCGTCGCTCACGATAAAGCCGGTGAACGCATTATCACACGACTCGCCAGCACTGCGGAACGGAGCATGCGCAACGACGGGTTCTATGGAAAGATTTCTATCTTTAAAAATAATTTGGATACCCCCGGAAATACTTATGGATGCCACGAAAATTATTTGATGGAACGACATGTGGATTTCCGTCAATTGGCATCGCAGTTGATCCCCTTCTTTGTAACTCGACAGGTTTTCGCAGGTGCGGGAAAAATCAAACCGAGTTATCGGGGTTACTACGCAATTTCGCAACGTGCCGAACACATCCGAGAGGAAATTTCCATCGGCACAACAACGGCACGCGGGATTATCAACACACGCGATGAACCCCATGCCGACCGAGAAAAGTACAGACGCCTACACGTCATCGTCGGAGATTCCAATATGTCCGAGTTTTCGACTTTTTTGAAGGTAGGGACAACCGGTATTATCCTCCGCATGATTGAAGATAACTTCATTGAGCAGCGCTTCGCACTCCGCAATCCTGTCAAAGCGATTCGTGATATTTCCGACGATATTACATGTACACACCCCATCGAACTCCAAAATGGAAAGCGACTCACTGCTGTTGAACTACAGTGGCAATACTTAGAATGCGCAAAGCGATATCTGGAACAAGCCGAATCCGATTCAACAACGAATCAAATAATGGCACGCTGGGAGTATGTCCTGACCTGCTTGGAAAGCGATCCGATGCAGTTGGACAGAGAATTGGACTGGGTCATTAAGTGGAAGTGGCTGCAGACCTACCTCACAAAGCGTGGACTTGAATGGGATGCCCCACAGGTAAAACACTTAGATTTAAAATACCACAACGTGCGTCAGGGCGAAAGTCTCTACTACGCCCTTGAAAACCGATCAGAAACCGAGCGAATCGTTAGAGATGAACAGATTCGCCACGCTGAGCAATTTCCACCTGAACGGACGCGAGCGAAATTTCGAGGAAAATTTATCAAGAAAGTTAACGAGGGAAAAGTCCTCTGCGGTGTCAATTGGAGCTACATTCAACTTTATGAACCGTATCAGATCCTTTACCTCTCAACAGATCCTTTTAAACCCGAATTTGACGAAGCAAGTCGAACAATTTATTCAATCTAA
- the prcA gene encoding proteasome subunit alpha, whose product MSTPYYVSPEQIRQDKEDFVRSGIAQAKEVVVLEFRDGLLMVAENPRKTTFKIAEIYDRIALAAAGRIAEYEALRVAGIRESEIKGFRYYREDVTAKWLTNLYSQHMGAVAQAWDAKPLEIELLVCEIGIPDASTNSGTQRNQIYHIAFDGIYSEEEKYAVIGGRATTITEILEQKYTDGLEMSAALRLVTETFQTVETDSEDDYEITPETIEVACLERTAGRRKFRRLSTDEVARLFS is encoded by the coding sequence ATGTCCACACCTTATTATGTTTCACCGGAACAAATCCGTCAGGATAAAGAGGATTTCGTCCGTAGCGGCATCGCCCAGGCGAAAGAGGTCGTCGTCTTAGAATTCCGGGATGGGCTCCTGATGGTTGCCGAAAATCCACGCAAAACGACCTTTAAGATTGCCGAAATTTATGACAGGATTGCGCTCGCGGCGGCAGGTAGAATCGCTGAATACGAGGCATTACGCGTCGCTGGCATTCGCGAATCAGAAATTAAAGGTTTTCGCTACTACCGTGAAGATGTTACCGCGAAATGGTTGACGAACCTCTATTCACAGCACATGGGAGCCGTCGCACAAGCCTGGGACGCGAAACCCTTGGAGATCGAACTCCTTGTCTGTGAGATAGGAATCCCCGATGCCTCAACAAATTCCGGGACGCAGCGAAATCAGATTTACCATATTGCATTTGATGGTATCTATTCCGAAGAGGAGAAGTACGCTGTTATTGGCGGACGTGCCACAACGATCACAGAAATTTTGGAACAGAAGTATACAGATGGTTTAGAAATGTCAGCCGCACTCCGATTGGTAACAGAGACCTTTCAAACCGTTGAAACCGATAGCGAAGATGACTATGAAATCACCCCCGAAACCATAGAAGTGGCATGTCTTGAACGAACCGCCGGACGCCGAAAATTTCGACGACTCTCTACTGATGAGGTGGCAAGGTTGTTCTCCTGA
- the prcB gene encoding proteasome subunit beta — MSDASDAVSSAHISESSLRSYEGTTVLAVVYNAGVIMAGDRQATEGYQVGERRIQKVYPVDRHSAIAVAGAAGPCIEMAKLFQVEVEFYEKTEGMSLSLEGQANFLSHLVRSNLALAMQGLIVLPLFAGYDLKRQRGRIFKYDAIGGRYEEDTYYAIGSGGKDARTTLKKRYTPEISRQAALEIVAEALWDAADEDIATGGPDLIRKIFPTLYTITEEGVAEIPETTVEALYRDLISRLT; from the coding sequence ATGTCCGATGCGTCTGATGCCGTTTCAAGTGCTCACATATCCGAGTCATCATTGCGTTCTTACGAAGGCACCACCGTTTTAGCGGTTGTTTATAATGCTGGTGTCATTATGGCTGGTGACCGGCAGGCAACAGAAGGGTATCAGGTCGGCGAGCGGCGAATTCAGAAAGTCTATCCAGTGGATCGGCACTCGGCAATCGCTGTTGCGGGTGCCGCTGGTCCCTGTATTGAGATGGCAAAACTCTTCCAAGTTGAGGTCGAATTTTACGAAAAGACAGAAGGGATGAGCCTCAGTCTTGAAGGGCAAGCCAATTTCCTTTCACACTTGGTCCGCTCTAACTTAGCGCTTGCCATGCAGGGCTTAATTGTCTTGCCACTCTTCGCCGGTTATGATCTGAAACGGCAACGCGGTAGAATTTTTAAATACGATGCTATCGGGGGTCGTTACGAGGAAGACACCTATTACGCAATCGGTTCCGGTGGTAAGGATGCCCGTACAACCCTAAAAAAACGGTACACGCCAGAGATTTCGCGTCAAGCGGCATTAGAGATTGTCGCGGAAGCACTTTGGGACGCTGCCGATGAAGATATCGCAACAGGCGGTCCTGATCTCATCCGGAAAATTTTCCCAACGCTTTACACTATTACTGAAGAAGGAGTCGCCGAGATTCCTGAGACTACCGTAGAAGCACTCTACCGGGACCTCATATCGCGCCTCACGTAG
- a CDS encoding ubiquitin-like protein Pup: MSTEKQQEQVNHPVDETEEIELNVKSSEMDEEFVEDLDSLLDEIDEILEEDSQAFVENYIQRGGQ, from the coding sequence ATGTCGACTGAAAAACAACAGGAACAGGTCAATCATCCTGTCGATGAAACCGAAGAGATTGAACTGAATGTCAAATCAAGCGAAATGGACGAGGAGTTCGTCGAAGACTTAGACTCACTTCTTGACGAAATCGATGAAATCCTGGAGGAAGATTCACAGGCATTTGTCGAAAACTATATCCAACGAGGAGGGCAGTAG
- a CDS encoding proteasome accessory factor PafA2 yields the protein MEIPIVMGTETEYGISVKNAREQDPVAASTLVVNAYKTSRGDIPSATSSVTWDYEQESPLMDARGFLAEAETPISEADTNSVVNDILINGGRYYVDHAHPEYCTPECANARDLLLYEKAGELILEVSRVTAERLLLDNQEIIIYKNNTDYKGHSYGSHENYLMSRKVPFDEIVDGLTPFLVTRIIITGSGKVGTENGSRETDYQISQRADFFEKEVGLSTMVNRPLINTRDEPHADDQIYRRLHVIVGDSNMSELSIYLKVGITSIVLQLIEKGVVGKQFGLKDPVAAIKSISRDLSCKNQIELADGEQWTPIQVQRAYLKLAQQHLTTEERTPVVEDVLEKWQYVLDNLEIDPMRLSQHLDWIIKKKLIEAYRKRHGYQWTDAHVQMLDLQYHDIRPDKGLYIRLLKNGHVKRLLSHEEIVHAMHYPPVDTRAYFRGTCLRKFPNHIYSASWNSMIFIGKDRRSFDKIMMDRPHFGTQKIVGELLNNCTADELVKKLRGNSSK from the coding sequence ATGGAAATACCAATAGTAATGGGAACAGAGACTGAGTATGGTATCTCAGTCAAAAATGCACGCGAGCAAGATCCGGTTGCTGCTTCCACCTTGGTAGTTAACGCCTATAAAACTTCAAGGGGTGATATTCCGAGCGCGACTTCTTCTGTCACGTGGGACTATGAACAAGAAAGCCCTTTGATGGACGCTCGCGGGTTTCTCGCGGAGGCGGAAACACCTATCAGCGAGGCAGACACAAATAGTGTCGTCAATGATATATTGATAAACGGCGGGCGTTATTATGTGGACCATGCCCACCCGGAGTATTGCACGCCGGAATGTGCCAACGCACGCGACCTACTGCTCTACGAAAAGGCGGGAGAATTAATATTGGAAGTCAGCAGGGTAACGGCTGAACGCCTTTTGCTTGACAACCAAGAAATTATCATCTATAAAAATAATACTGATTACAAAGGACACAGTTACGGTTCCCATGAAAACTATCTTATGTCCCGTAAAGTGCCGTTTGATGAGATTGTTGATGGGTTGACCCCGTTCCTCGTTACCCGTATTATTATCACAGGTAGCGGCAAAGTCGGGACAGAAAACGGAAGTCGCGAAACAGATTATCAGATTTCTCAACGCGCCGATTTTTTTGAGAAAGAGGTAGGCCTCAGCACTATGGTGAATCGCCCTTTGATTAACACGCGCGATGAACCGCATGCTGATGACCAAATCTATCGACGTTTGCACGTTATCGTCGGCGATTCTAATATGTCCGAACTCAGCATCTATCTCAAAGTTGGTATTACCTCCATAGTGCTTCAGTTGATTGAGAAAGGTGTTGTCGGAAAACAATTCGGTTTAAAGGATCCCGTCGCGGCAATAAAAAGTATTTCACGAGATCTTTCGTGCAAAAATCAGATAGAACTCGCAGATGGCGAGCAGTGGACACCGATACAAGTCCAGCGGGCATACCTCAAACTTGCACAACAACATCTCACAACCGAAGAGCGGACCCCTGTTGTTGAAGATGTTCTCGAAAAATGGCAATATGTGCTTGACAACTTAGAAATCGATCCGATGCGGCTCAGCCAACACCTCGACTGGATCATAAAAAAGAAATTAATAGAGGCGTATCGCAAACGACACGGATACCAATGGACGGACGCGCACGTCCAAATGCTTGACTTACAGTATCACGATATCCGTCCAGACAAAGGACTTTATATTAGATTGCTGAAAAACGGACATGTGAAACGGTTGCTCAGCCACGAAGAGATTGTGCACGCGATGCACTATCCGCCCGTGGATACCCGCGCATATTTTCGGGGTACCTGTTTACGGAAGTTTCCAAATCACATCTACAGCGCAAGTTGGAACTCAATGATTTTTATTGGTAAAGATCGAAGAAGCTTCGATAAAATTATGATGGATCGTCCGCATTTTGGCACACAAAAGATCGTTGGGGAATTGCTGAACAACTGCACAGCAGACGAACTCGTTAAAAAACTCCGAGGTAATTCTTCAAAGTAG
- the arc gene encoding proteasome ATPase has translation MAIKRGNSMDSFEEQENCDAVWYQQQIRTLQGTIDMLEAELASMRQQQRAVYVKDLETRLYEMQRELMTAHRRNKKLTNMLQEAKEKLQILKEKVAQLSAPPNNYGVFLASNEDGTVDIDISGRKWRVNLDPALRDTDLAVGQEVIVNSGMNVVNIKTAEKHGDVVKIKERIADERAIVSLRTDEERVVRIAESLKEEPLKAGDHVLLNHTTSMLMEKLPKREVEDLLLEEVPDIGYTDIGGLDTQIEAIRDAIELPYLYPKEYKEFNLSPPKGVLLYGPPGCGKTLIARAVASSIAERVRKETGRDEVRGYFINIKGPELLNKYVGETERKIREVFQKARDKSREGFPVIIFFDEMDSLFRSRGMGISSDMESTLVPQFLSEIDGVENLRDVIVIGASNRQDLLDPAVLRPGRLDVKIKIDRPNLDGAKDIFAIYLTPDIPFSEETRKQFNGDTEAIAKHFINEAANDMYATTDENRFIEVTYARGERETLFFKDFVSGAMIENIVSRAKKTAIKRFIGSDGTDKGIRLEDLSAAIREEYHENEDLPNTTNPDDWAKISGRKGEKIVNIRALINEPTQEKKQNVRVTRGGTFL, from the coding sequence ATGGCTATCAAAAGAGGAAATTCCATGGATTCCTTTGAGGAGCAAGAGAATTGCGATGCTGTTTGGTATCAACAGCAAATTCGCACACTCCAAGGGACGATTGACATGCTCGAAGCTGAGCTTGCCAGCATGCGACAACAACAGCGTGCTGTCTATGTCAAGGATCTTGAAACTCGACTCTATGAAATGCAGCGTGAGTTAATGACGGCACACCGTCGGAATAAGAAACTCACGAACATGCTACAAGAGGCGAAAGAGAAACTCCAGATCCTCAAAGAAAAGGTCGCCCAACTCAGCGCACCCCCCAATAATTACGGAGTCTTCCTCGCTTCAAACGAAGATGGCACCGTCGATATCGACATTAGCGGTAGAAAATGGCGCGTGAATCTCGATCCGGCACTCAGGGATACAGACCTTGCGGTCGGACAAGAGGTTATTGTTAATAGCGGAATGAACGTCGTTAATATTAAAACTGCCGAAAAGCATGGCGATGTCGTTAAAATCAAAGAACGGATTGCGGATGAACGCGCCATTGTGAGCCTTCGCACCGATGAAGAACGAGTCGTCAGAATAGCGGAATCCCTCAAAGAGGAACCCCTGAAAGCCGGGGATCACGTCCTTCTCAACCATACGACCAGTATGCTTATGGAAAAACTTCCAAAACGAGAAGTCGAAGATCTGCTACTTGAAGAGGTCCCAGACATCGGTTACACCGATATCGGTGGACTCGATACACAGATAGAGGCGATTCGCGATGCCATTGAGTTGCCATACCTGTATCCGAAGGAATACAAGGAATTTAATCTCTCGCCCCCAAAAGGGGTGCTCCTTTATGGACCTCCCGGTTGCGGTAAAACTTTGATAGCTCGCGCCGTCGCGAGCAGCATCGCTGAGCGGGTCCGAAAAGAAACAGGCAGGGACGAGGTTCGCGGCTATTTCATTAATATTAAGGGACCCGAACTTTTAAATAAGTACGTCGGTGAAACTGAACGTAAAATCCGAGAAGTCTTCCAAAAAGCGCGCGATAAATCGCGAGAAGGATTTCCCGTTATCATCTTCTTTGATGAAATGGACTCTCTGTTCCGATCCAGAGGCATGGGTATCTCATCGGATATGGAATCAACGCTCGTGCCGCAGTTCCTCTCGGAAATTGATGGTGTTGAGAACCTACGGGATGTCATTGTCATTGGCGCGAGTAATCGACAGGATCTTCTCGACCCTGCTGTTCTAAGACCGGGTCGGCTCGACGTGAAAATTAAAATCGATCGTCCCAATCTTGACGGTGCGAAGGACATCTTCGCCATATATCTGACACCCGATATTCCGTTCTCTGAAGAAACTCGCAAGCAGTTTAATGGGGACACCGAGGCGATCGCGAAGCACTTCATCAATGAAGCGGCAAACGACATGTACGCAACGACTGATGAAAATCGGTTTATTGAAGTGACTTACGCCCGCGGCGAACGGGAAACCCTCTTCTTTAAAGACTTTGTGAGCGGGGCAATGATCGAAAACATCGTTTCACGTGCCAAGAAAACAGCAATTAAACGTTTTATTGGTTCTGATGGGACTGACAAAGGGATACGCCTCGAAGATCTCAGCGCAGCGATTCGAGAAGAATACCACGAAAATGAAGATCTTCCGAACACTACGAATCCTGATGATTGGGCAAAAATCTCGGGCAGGAAAGGTGAAAAGATCGTTAATATCCGTGCTTTGATTAATGAACCCACACAGGAGAAAAAACAGAACGTCCGGGTGACCCGAGGCGGTACATTCCTTTGA